In the Candidatus Eisenbacteria bacterium genome, CGGCGTCAGCGTGAGCGAGCGTTCCTGGTAGCGCGCGTCGCGCGCCAGCGTGTCGATGCGCAGCTCGCCGGCCGCCAGCACGCCGGGCGCCTTGCTGGGCTGCGAGCGCCGCAGCAGCGCCTGCACCCGTGCGATCAGCTCGCGGGGACTGAAGGGTTTCGTGAGGTAGTCGTCCGCGCCGTGCTCGAAGCCGAGCAGCTTGTCCATCTCGGCCGAGCGCGCCGAGAGCACCAGCACCGGAAGCTCGCGCGTCGAAGCCTCGCCGCGCACTTCGCGCAGGATCTCGAGCCCGCTACGCCCCGGCAGCATGAGGTCGAGCACCAGCGCGTCGGGATGGGTTTCGAACAATCGCTCGAGCCCCTCCTCGCCGCTGTCGGAAGCGCTGACTCGATAACCCGAGCGCTCGAGGTTGTAGCGAACCAGATCGCGGATCTCTTTTTCGTCTTCGATCACCATCACGAGTTCCGCCATGCGCCCTCCCGGCCGGCAGACTACCGATCGCAGGCATCGCATCCAAGTGCGCCGGGGGCGATTGCGTCAACCCCGACTTGCTTGTGAGGCGTCGCGCACCCTCGCTAGAGTCCGGTCATGGCCGTCATTCCACGCCCCGAACAACTGCTCGTGCAACGCCTCGGCCCCGCGGATCTGGTCGAGGCCTTCGCCTATCTCGACGGCGATCCGGTGGTGAACGTTTATCTCGAGGCGCTGCTGCTGCGAGATTCGCTGGGGCGCCCCCAGGACGAGTTCTGGGGCGTGAGGCGCGACGGCGAGCTGGCGGGCCTGCTCTACCTGGGGCTGCCGTCCGGCGCGGTGCTGCCGGTCGGCGATGATGCGGAGGCGATGCGCCGACTGGCGGACGTCCTGCGCGATCGCCGCACCTCGTTGCCGCGGCGCTTTCACGTGATCGGCCCCGCGACCGCTGTGGAGCCGCTCGTCGATCCGC is a window encoding:
- a CDS encoding response regulator transcription factor — encoded protein: MAELVMVIEDEKEIRDLVRYNLERSGYRVSASDSGEEGLERLFETHPDALVLDLMLPGRSGLEILREVRGEASTRELPVLVLSARSAEMDKLLGFEHGADDYLTKPFSPRELIARVQALLRRSQPSKAPGVLAAGELRIDTLARDARYQERSLTLTPREFELLAFLASRPGRVFTREELLRKVWGYDYLGETRTVDVHVRRLRMKIGEHERVIQTVTGVGYKLLVPAPTAPAAPA